Proteins from a single region of Punica granatum isolate Tunisia-2019 chromosome 8, ASM765513v2, whole genome shotgun sequence:
- the LOC116215894 gene encoding putative uridine kinase C227.14 gives MLAFLLTPLRTARFFPPCTLHITGAAMDVSSMSAKACMSSSFTDSFTNQRSKLPERSNFMLFYCSTGRTLRPLRSPVGPKISHAKVVCIQRREIPIVDARCMDEIYDALAEHLVPTAADAVNSSSKHIVGLAGPPGAGKSTLASEVVQRINRLWPQKVGPFDSQVEPADVATVLPMDGFHLYRSQLDAMENPEEAHARRGAPWTFDPMLLLQCLQNLRSQGSVYAPSFDHGVGDPVEADIFIGIQHKIVLVEGNYLFLEDGVWKEVSSIFDAKWFIDVDIDKAMQRVLKRHISTGKPPDVAKWRIEHNDRPNAELIMKSKKNADLIIRSIDM, from the exons ATGCTGGCCTTTCTCCTTACTCCTCTCCGTACTGCTCGGTTCTTCCCACCCTGCACTCTGCATATCACTGGTGCAGCCATGGACGTCTCTTCTATGTCCGCTAAGGCTTGCATGTCGTCCTCCTTCACAG ATTCATTTACGAACCAGCGGAGTAAGTTACCTGAAAGGTCCAACTTTATGCTCTTTTATTGTAGTACTGGAAGAACTCTTCGACCTTTACGAAGTCCAGTTGGACCGAAGATTAGCCATGCGAAG GTTGTGTGCATTCAGAGGCGAGAAATTCCTATTGTTGATGCCAG GTGCATGGATGAGATATATGATGCTTTGGCTGAACATCTTGTTCCCACAGCAGCAGATGCAGTGAATTCCAGTTCAAA GCATATAGTTGGTTTGGCTGGTCCTCCTGGTGCAGGAAAGAGCACTTTAGCATCAGAAGTAGTGCAAAGGATAAATAGATTATGGCCCCAAAAGGTTGGTCCATTTGATTCTCAAGTGGAGCCTGCAGATGTAGCTACAGTCCTTCCAATGGATGGCTTCCATTTGTATCGATCTCAGTTAGATGCAATGGAG AATCCTGAAGAAGCTCATGCTAGAAGAGGAG CTCCATGGACATTTGATCCGATGCTCTTACTTCAATGTCTCCAAAACCTGAGGTCTCAG GGGTCAGTCTATGCACCATCATTTGACCATGGTGTTGGAGATCCTGTTGAAGCTGATATCTTCATAGGCATTCA GCATAAGATTGTTCTAGTGGAAGGAAACTATCTTTTTCTGGAGGACGGGGTCTGGAAGGAAGTGTCATCCATCTTCGATGCTAAGTG GTTCATTGATGTTGACATCGACAAGGCAATGCAACGGGTCCTAAAAAGGCATATTTCAACTG GAAAGCCTCCAGATGTTGCTAAATGGCGG ATAGAGCACAATGATCGTCCCAACGCGGAGCTTATCATGAAATCAAAGAAAAATGCAGACTTAATAATCAGGTCAATCGACATGTAA